From Streptomyces sp. NBC_00683, one genomic window encodes:
- a CDS encoding DUF1453 domain-containing protein produces MSALFHALVIAAVVALVVVRQFTAQRIGDDKRWWVLPGILLIISARNDGALDPHHEALSALILGAGLVVGLVTGAGWGWTARLWPDPDGSVWTRGTKGTVLVWAGGLTIRAALAGAGVLLGIDQGAAALTMSLAAMLLARSGVLSLRARSLRAPHGGPAGAMPLQSAHAAWEGHA; encoded by the coding sequence ATGTCCGCGCTCTTCCACGCTCTGGTGATCGCCGCGGTCGTCGCGCTCGTCGTCGTGCGCCAGTTCACGGCGCAGCGGATCGGCGACGACAAGCGGTGGTGGGTCCTGCCGGGGATCCTGCTGATCATCTCCGCGCGCAACGACGGGGCCCTCGATCCGCACCACGAGGCACTGTCCGCACTGATTCTCGGAGCGGGGCTCGTGGTGGGGCTGGTCACCGGTGCCGGTTGGGGCTGGACGGCCCGGCTGTGGCCCGATCCGGACGGCTCCGTGTGGACCAGGGGTACCAAGGGCACAGTCCTGGTGTGGGCGGGAGGCCTCACGATCCGCGCCGCGCTGGCGGGTGCCGGGGTGCTGTTGGGCATAGACCAGGGGGCAGCCGCTCTCACGATGTCGCTCGCGGCCATGCTGCTCGCGCGCAGCGGAGTGCTGAGCCTGCGGGCCCGGAGCCTGCGTGCGCCGCACGGTGGTCCGGCCGGCGCGATGCCGTTGCAGTCCGCACATGCCGCGTGGGAGGGGCACGCGTGA
- a CDS encoding DNA gyrase/topoisomerase IV subunit B yields the protein MTADSVPSTALLTGAGGADRDSSNYTARHLLVLEGLEAVRKRPGMYIGSTDSRGLMHCLWEIIDNSVDEALGGYCDSIEVILHDDSSVEVRDNGRGIPVDVEPKTGLSGIEVVMTKLHAGGKFGGGSYAASGGLHGVGASVVNALSARLDVEVDRTSSTHSISFRRGVPGMFTEQGPDSPFDPSNGLRKGKRVPKNRTGTRVRYWADRQIFLKDAKLNLETLYQRARQTAFLVPGLTIVVRDERGIDGEGKTEETFRFDGGISEFCEYLAQDKAVCDVQRLTGTGTFKETVPVLDDRGHMTATEVTRELGVDIALRWGTGYDTNVKSFVNIIATPKGGTHVSGFERSLTKTVNEVLRSAKLLRVAEDDVVKDDALEGLTAVVTVRLAEPQFEGQTKEVLGTSAANRIVANVVAKELKAFLTSTKRDDKAQARSVLEKAVAAARTRIAARQHKDAQRRKTALESSSLPAKLADCRSDDVERSELFIVEGDSALGTAKLARNSEFQALLPIRGKILNVQKSSVSDMLKNAECGAIIQVIGAGSGRTFDIDAARYGKIVLLVDADVDGAHIRCLLLTLFQRYMRPMVEAGRVFAAVPPLHRIELVQPKKGQDKYIYTYSDNELRQTLLELQRKNVRYKDSIQRYKGLGEMDADQLAETTMDPRHRTLRRINIGDLESSEQVFDLLMGNEVAPRKEFITSSAATLDRSRIDV from the coding sequence GTGACCGCCGATTCCGTGCCGTCCACTGCGCTGCTGACCGGAGCAGGCGGCGCAGACAGGGACAGCTCCAACTACACCGCGCGGCACCTTCTCGTTCTTGAGGGGCTCGAAGCGGTCCGCAAGCGCCCCGGAATGTACATCGGGTCCACGGACAGTCGCGGACTCATGCACTGCCTCTGGGAGATCATCGACAACTCGGTCGACGAGGCTCTCGGCGGCTACTGCGACAGCATCGAGGTCATCCTCCACGACGACAGCTCCGTCGAGGTCCGCGACAACGGTCGGGGTATCCCGGTCGACGTCGAGCCCAAGACGGGGCTCTCCGGCATCGAGGTCGTCATGACCAAGCTCCATGCCGGCGGAAAGTTCGGCGGTGGCTCCTACGCGGCGTCGGGCGGCCTGCACGGCGTGGGCGCCTCGGTGGTCAACGCGCTCTCCGCCCGGCTCGACGTGGAGGTCGACCGCACCAGCTCGACCCACTCGATCAGCTTCCGGCGTGGCGTTCCGGGCATGTTCACGGAGCAGGGGCCGGACAGCCCCTTCGACCCGTCGAACGGGCTGCGCAAGGGGAAGCGGGTCCCGAAGAACCGCACCGGTACCCGGGTGAGGTACTGGGCCGACCGGCAGATCTTCCTCAAGGACGCCAAGCTCAACCTCGAGACGCTGTACCAGCGAGCGCGCCAGACGGCCTTCCTTGTGCCGGGCCTGACGATCGTCGTACGGGACGAGCGCGGCATCGACGGCGAGGGAAAGACGGAGGAGACGTTCCGCTTCGACGGCGGAATCAGCGAGTTCTGTGAGTACCTGGCCCAGGACAAGGCGGTCTGTGACGTCCAGCGCCTGACCGGAACGGGGACGTTCAAGGAGACCGTGCCGGTCCTGGACGACCGCGGCCACATGACGGCGACAGAGGTCACCCGCGAGCTGGGCGTCGACATCGCGCTCCGCTGGGGCACCGGGTACGACACCAACGTCAAGTCTTTCGTCAACATCATTGCCACCCCCAAGGGCGGCACCCATGTCTCGGGCTTCGAGCGCTCCCTGACCAAGACGGTCAACGAGGTGCTCCGCTCCGCCAAGTTGCTGCGCGTGGCCGAGGACGACGTCGTCAAGGACGACGCCCTGGAGGGCCTCACGGCGGTCGTCACCGTACGGCTGGCGGAGCCGCAGTTCGAGGGCCAGACCAAGGAGGTGCTCGGCACCTCGGCGGCCAACCGGATCGTTGCCAATGTGGTGGCCAAGGAGCTCAAGGCGTTCCTGACCTCCACGAAGCGTGACGACAAGGCCCAGGCCAGGTCGGTGCTGGAGAAGGCGGTGGCAGCCGCCCGCACGCGGATCGCCGCCCGCCAGCACAAGGACGCACAGCGCCGTAAGACCGCGCTGGAGTCCTCCTCCCTGCCCGCGAAGCTCGCCGACTGCCGCAGCGACGACGTCGAGCGCAGTGAGCTCTTCATCGTGGAGGGAGACTCGGCGCTGGGTACGGCCAAGCTCGCCCGGAACAGTGAGTTCCAGGCGCTGCTGCCGATCCGCGGAAAGATCCTCAACGTTCAGAAGTCGTCCGTCTCGGACATGCTCAAGAACGCCGAGTGCGGCGCCATCATCCAGGTCATAGGAGCGGGGTCCGGACGGACCTTCGACATCGACGCCGCGCGCTACGGCAAGATCGTCCTGCTGGTGGATGCCGATGTCGACGGTGCCCACATCCGGTGCCTGCTGCTCACGCTCTTCCAGCGCTACATGCGGCCCATGGTCGAGGCCGGGCGGGTCTTCGCGGCGGTGCCCCCGCTGCACCGGATCGAGCTGGTCCAGCCCAAGAAGGGCCAGGACAAGTACATCTACACGTACTCCGACAACGAGCTGCGGCAGACGCTGCTGGAGCTGCAGCGGAAGAACGTCCGGTACAAGGACTCGATCCAGCGCTACAAGGGTCTGGGCGAGATGGACGCGGACCAGCTGGCGGAGACCACGATGGACCCGCGCCACCGCACACTGCGCCGGATCAACATCGGTGACCTCGAATCCTCCGAGCAGGTCTTCGATCTGCTGATGGGCAACGAGGTCGCGCCCCGCAAGGAATTCATCACCAGCTCGGCGGCCACGCTCGACCGCTCGCGCATCGACGTCTGA